One part of the Alphaproteobacteria bacterium genome encodes these proteins:
- a CDS encoding urease subunit beta, whose product MKPGEFLLREGEIELNAGRKTVEIDVANTGDRPIQVGSHYHFYETNPALSFPRDKAYGARLNIPAGTAVRFEPGQTRRVTLVAYAGARKVFGFRAEVNGKLKPSAPKPAKKKGK is encoded by the coding sequence AATTCCTGCTGCGCGAAGGCGAGATCGAACTCAACGCCGGCCGCAAGACGGTGGAGATCGACGTCGCCAATACCGGCGACCGGCCGATCCAGGTCGGCTCGCATTATCATTTCTACGAAACCAATCCGGCGCTGTCCTTCCCGCGCGACAAAGCCTATGGCGCGCGGCTGAACATTCCCGCCGGCACGGCCGTGCGCTTCGAGCCGGGGCAGACGCGGCGCGTGACGCTCGTCGCCTATGCCGGTGCGCGCAAAGTGTTCGGCTTCCGCGCCGAAGTGAACGGCAAGCTGAAACCCTCGGCGCCCAAGCCCGCGAAGAAAAAGGGGAAGTGA